One part of the Peromyscus eremicus chromosome 18, PerEre_H2_v1, whole genome shotgun sequence genome encodes these proteins:
- the Atxn7l3b gene encoding ataxin-7-like protein 3B: MEEISLANLDTNKLEAIAQEIYVDLIEDSCLGFCFEVHRAVKCGYFYLEFADTGSVKDFGIQPVEDKGACRLPLCSLPGEPGNGPQTELQRSPPEFQ; this comes from the coding sequence ATGGAGGAGATCTCGTTGGCCAACTTGGATACTAACAAGCTGGAGGCCATCGCCCAGGAGATCTATGTAGACCTGATAGAGGATTCCTGCCTGGGCTTCTGCTTTGAGGTGCACCGGGCGGTCAAGTGTGGCTACTTCTACCTGGAGTTCGCGGACACCGGGAGCGTGAAGGATTTTGGCATCCAGCCAGTGGAAGACAAAGGAGCATGCCGCCTCCCGCTTTGCTCCCTGCCGGGGGAACCTGGGAACGGGCCCCAGACGGAGCTGCAGCGTTCGCCTCCAGAATTCCAGTAG